The Novosphingobium kaempferiae genome includes a window with the following:
- a CDS encoding flagellar biosynthesis repressor FlbT, protein MTLRISLRNGEPVIVNGAVLRAVGRTDLVLENSATILRGRDVMKPQDATSPAKHLYFACMMAYIDPADLAHHQQVLLEKLEALMAALRAPEAKAVCVAFAEKIATGDFYQALSECRWLIGYETEALARLSPAAEAAPAPTPTPAA, encoded by the coding sequence ATGACGCTTCGCATTTCGCTTCGCAACGGCGAGCCGGTCATCGTGAACGGCGCGGTTCTGCGCGCAGTGGGTCGTACCGACCTCGTGCTGGAGAACAGCGCGACGATCCTGCGCGGGCGCGACGTCATGAAGCCGCAGGACGCCACTTCGCCCGCCAAGCACCTCTACTTCGCGTGCATGATGGCCTACATCGACCCGGCCGATCTCGCCCATCACCAGCAGGTGCTGCTGGAGAAGCTGGAGGCCTTGATGGCCGCCCTGCGCGCGCCCGAGGCCAAGGCAGTCTGCGTCGCCTTTGCAGAGAAGATCGCGACCGGCGATTTCTACCAGGCGCTTTCCGAATGCCGCTGGCTGATCGGCTACGAGACCGAGGCGCTGGCCCGCCTCTCGCCCGCCGCCGAAGCCGCTCCCGCCCCCACCCCCACTCCCGCCGCCTGA
- the fliI gene encoding flagellar protein export ATPase FliI, whose amino-acid sequence MLAPDQRYGRVVAVRGALIEVDGLAGAARIGSRVTLRSPAGPIEAEVIGLDHGIAHCMPFNEPEGIASGSRVDLSAGQFGLRVSSGWLGRVVDGLGRPVDGKGPLPQGREQRRIKSAPPPASARARVGARIETGVRALDLFAPLCRGQRLGLFAGSGVGKSTLLSMLARWTECDVAVIGLIGERGREVQEFIQDDLGEEGLARSVVVVATSDEPALLRRQAAWTTLAVAEHFRDAGLDVLCLMDSVTRFAMAQREIGLAGGEPPATKGYTPTVFAELPRLLERAGPGRMAENGQAQGAITGLFTVLVDGDDHNEPVADAVRGILDGHVVITRQIAERGRYPAIDVLRSISRTLPQCLDPADNATRLAARRELATWKDMEEMVRLGAYRAGASAEVDRAVALAPQIEDLLRQDKRARSFAAQDFAALSAILEGIHENAL is encoded by the coding sequence ATGCTGGCGCCCGACCAGCGCTACGGGCGCGTCGTCGCGGTGCGCGGCGCGCTGATCGAGGTGGACGGCCTTGCCGGAGCGGCGCGCATCGGCTCACGCGTGACGCTGCGCTCGCCCGCCGGGCCGATCGAAGCGGAAGTGATCGGGCTCGACCACGGCATCGCCCACTGCATGCCGTTCAACGAGCCGGAGGGCATCGCCTCGGGATCGCGCGTGGACCTTTCGGCAGGGCAGTTCGGCCTGCGCGTCTCGTCCGGCTGGCTGGGCCGCGTGGTGGACGGGCTCGGGCGGCCGGTCGACGGCAAGGGACCGTTGCCGCAGGGGCGCGAGCAGCGCCGCATCAAGTCCGCGCCGCCCCCCGCCTCCGCCCGCGCCCGCGTCGGCGCGCGGATCGAGACGGGCGTGCGCGCGCTGGACCTCTTCGCGCCGCTGTGCCGGGGCCAGCGCCTCGGTCTCTTCGCGGGCTCGGGCGTCGGCAAGTCCACGCTGCTCTCGATGCTGGCGCGCTGGACCGAGTGCGACGTGGCGGTGATCGGCCTCATCGGCGAGCGTGGCCGCGAAGTGCAGGAATTCATCCAGGACGATCTCGGCGAGGAAGGCCTTGCCCGCAGCGTCGTCGTCGTCGCCACCTCGGACGAGCCTGCCTTGCTGCGGCGGCAGGCGGCATGGACCACGCTGGCGGTGGCCGAGCATTTCCGCGACGCCGGGCTCGACGTGCTGTGCCTGATGGACTCGGTCACGCGCTTCGCCATGGCCCAGCGCGAGATCGGCCTCGCCGGGGGCGAGCCCCCCGCGACCAAGGGCTATACGCCCACCGTCTTCGCCGAACTGCCGCGCCTGCTGGAGCGCGCGGGGCCGGGCCGCATGGCCGAGAACGGGCAGGCGCAGGGCGCGATCACCGGCCTGTTCACCGTCCTCGTCGATGGCGACGATCACAACGAGCCGGTGGCGGACGCGGTGCGCGGCATCCTTGACGGCCACGTCGTCATTACCCGGCAGATCGCCGAGCGCGGGCGCTATCCCGCAATCGATGTGCTGCGTTCCATCTCGCGCACGCTGCCGCAATGCCTCGATCCCGCGGACAACGCCACGCGGCTGGCGGCGCGACGCGAACTGGCGACGTGGAAGGACATGGAGGAGATGGTGCGCCTCGGCGCCTATCGCGCAGGCGCCAGCGCCGAAGTGGACCGCGCCGTCGCGCTCGCTCCGCAGATCGAGGATCTGCTGCGGCAGGACAAGCGCGCGCGCAGCTTCGCGGCGCAGGATTTCGCGGCCCTGTCCGCCATTCTGGAGGGTATCCATGAAAACGCCCTATGA
- a CDS encoding peptidoglycan-binding protein → MIDGTRSSDLAATNLSASQKARLIYDEARSEMSGRLWRAALGSAEDQDRAQPATPTGHSEPIGLDRLLAILDPESAAALHTAPAPEIAAAAPAAPSEAAQAMQDGPNARYAGMLDAAAERTGLPASALAAIVDAEAAKGAGGTWQPYSRNPRSSAAGLGQFLNRTWEGEAERAGTWLNATAQANGWLDGKGQVRGESRGALLALRYDPRASIEAVADYASANVAALRGAGARIGEGTTEVAQAAYLGHHLGVGDARRFLAGGLSPDRARRLLGAQVGSAAAERRIAQAGGAVAAHRTWLLDYVGKHVRPERFA, encoded by the coding sequence GTGATCGACGGGACGCGCTCTTCGGACCTGGCGGCGACGAACCTGTCGGCGTCGCAGAAGGCGCGTCTGATCTACGACGAGGCGCGCAGCGAGATGTCGGGCCGCCTCTGGCGCGCGGCGCTCGGCTCGGCCGAGGATCAGGACCGTGCGCAGCCGGCCACGCCGACCGGGCATAGCGAGCCGATCGGCCTCGACCGCCTGCTGGCGATCCTCGATCCTGAATCGGCGGCGGCCTTGCACACCGCTCCGGCCCCCGAGATCGCGGCGGCAGCGCCCGCCGCCCCGAGTGAAGCGGCTCAGGCGATGCAGGACGGGCCGAACGCGCGCTATGCCGGGATGCTCGATGCGGCGGCGGAACGGACCGGGCTGCCTGCCTCGGCGCTGGCGGCCATCGTCGATGCCGAGGCGGCGAAGGGGGCGGGCGGCACCTGGCAGCCCTATTCGCGCAACCCGCGGTCGAGCGCGGCGGGCCTCGGCCAGTTCCTCAACCGCACGTGGGAAGGCGAGGCGGAACGCGCGGGCACCTGGCTCAACGCGACGGCGCAGGCGAACGGCTGGCTCGATGGCAAGGGGCAGGTCCGGGGTGAGAGCCGGGGCGCGCTGCTGGCGCTGCGTTACGACCCGCGCGCCTCGATCGAGGCCGTCGCCGACTATGCCAGCGCCAATGTCGCGGCACTGCGCGGCGCGGGGGCGCGGATCGGCGAGGGGACGACCGAAGTGGCGCAGGCGGCCTACCTCGGCCATCATCTCGGCGTCGGCGATGCACGGCGCTTTCTTGCAGGCGGGCTTTCGCCCGACCGGGCGCGCAGGCTGCTCGGCGCGCAAGTGGGCTCGGCGGCGGCGGAGCGGCGCATCGCGCAGGCGGGCGGCGCGGTCGCGGCGCATCGTACATGGCTGCTCGATTACGTCGGCAAGCATGTACGCCCCGAACGTTTCGCTTGA
- a CDS encoding sigma-70 family RNA polymerase sigma factor: MSKITVALEAAVATVSANTPSGDAPQTRRQRAEVDRAFARILKLIAPRIRHFIRQYGLAAHWDDAEQCCAIAVHRAIQAYEPEKAQFTTFVNWQIRGELQSLRFRVMTDQRPSARKVEATTVSLDAIAGGEDGEGLSLLAAIADEDALGRTEAGASDYLAHAAMSALTDTYVEHMRNSGLDRIRRRGQPRKLTRAERAAGAVTPRRPTLDAGEVTELEERLQHNRQVVEGRLFEIAPLDSGDDETARERMRQVAKRAAKTMGDLAGVDPRFALMAEYRQAMLAAH, encoded by the coding sequence ATGTCGAAGATCACTGTCGCTCTCGAGGCTGCGGTTGCCACGGTCAGCGCCAATACGCCCTCCGGCGATGCCCCGCAGACGCGGCGGCAACGGGCGGAAGTGGACCGCGCCTTCGCCCGCATCCTCAAGCTGATCGCCCCGCGCATCCGCCATTTCATCCGCCAGTACGGCCTTGCCGCGCACTGGGACGATGCCGAACAGTGCTGCGCCATCGCCGTCCACCGTGCTATCCAGGCCTACGAGCCGGAAAAGGCGCAGTTCACCACGTTCGTGAACTGGCAGATCCGCGGCGAACTCCAGAGCCTGCGCTTCCGCGTCATGACCGACCAGCGCCCTTCCGCCCGCAAGGTGGAGGCGACCACGGTCTCGCTTGACGCCATCGCAGGCGGTGAGGACGGCGAGGGCCTCTCGCTGCTTGCCGCCATCGCCGACGAGGATGCGCTCGGTCGGACCGAGGCGGGTGCAAGCGACTATCTCGCCCACGCCGCGATGAGCGCCCTCACCGACACATATGTCGAGCATATGCGTAACTCGGGCCTCGACCGCATTCGCCGCCGTGGCCAACCCCGCAAGCTCACTCGTGCCGAGCGCGCCGCGGGGGCCGTCACTCCCCGTCGTCCCACCCTCGATGCGGGCGAAGTGACCGAGCTTGAGGAGCGGCTCCAGCACAACCGGCAGGTCGTCGAGGGCCGGCTGTTCGAGATCGCGCCGCTGGACTCCGGCGACGACGAAACCGCGCGGGAACGCATGCGTCAGGTCGCCAAGCGCGCCGCCAAGACCATGGGCGACCTTGCCGGGGTCGATCCCCGCTTCGCGCTCATGGCCGAGTACCGTCAGGCGATGCTGGCTGCCCACTGA
- the flaF gene encoding flagellar biosynthesis regulator FlaF: protein MSVNAYVRAQKVAATPRSTEYRLMSEITGEMIAARDAGLAGVGLAPALHRNREVWTAFRNLCADPANALPAELRAGIISLGLWVDKYTSLVITGRDTIDELINVNRTVMGGLANENGAAAAGEVPA, encoded by the coding sequence ATGTCCGTCAATGCCTACGTCCGCGCGCAGAAGGTTGCCGCGACGCCCCGCAGCACCGAGTACCGGCTGATGAGCGAGATCACCGGCGAGATGATCGCCGCGCGCGACGCCGGGCTGGCGGGCGTGGGGCTGGCCCCGGCGCTGCACCGCAACCGCGAGGTGTGGACCGCCTTCCGCAACCTCTGCGCCGATCCGGCGAACGCGTTACCCGCGGAATTGCGCGCCGGAATCATCTCGCTGGGGCTGTGGGTGGACAAGTATACGTCGCTGGTCATCACCGGCCGCGACACCATCGACGAGCTGATCAACGTCAACCGCACGGTCATGGGCGGGCTGGCGAACGAGAACGGCGCAGCGGCCGCCGGAGAGGTTCCGGCCTGA
- the motA gene encoding flagellar motor stator protein MotA has product MLNAIGLVVILLCVFGSYLMSGGSLGVILHALPHELLAIGGAAIGAFVLGNSMTTLKKAGKGIVRVFKGERWKEADYRDLLALLYTLLATFRKGGANAIEPHLDAPAESAIFSRFPRLLGDHELIEFICDYLRMMTVNFEDPHQLAEAMEGDMERHHHEELGPQHAIQMMADGLPAIGIVAAVLGVIKTMSSIDQPTEVLGAMIGGALVGTFLGVLLAYCLVGPIAQKLQQIIDADFKPYTLVKTAIVGHAQEQPTEIAIELARRMTPSPYAPSFQELETALEAVKEQLNAAPA; this is encoded by the coding sequence ATGCTCAACGCCATCGGCCTCGTCGTCATCCTGCTGTGTGTCTTCGGCAGCTACCTGATGTCGGGCGGCAGTCTCGGCGTCATCCTGCACGCCCTGCCGCACGAGCTGCTGGCGATCGGCGGCGCGGCGATCGGTGCCTTCGTGCTCGGCAACTCGATGACGACGCTGAAGAAGGCAGGCAAGGGCATCGTCCGCGTGTTCAAGGGCGAGCGCTGGAAGGAGGCGGACTACCGCGATCTCCTCGCCCTGCTCTACACCCTGCTCGCGACCTTCCGGAAAGGCGGCGCCAACGCCATCGAACCGCATCTCGACGCGCCGGCGGAAAGTGCGATCTTCTCCCGTTTTCCGCGCCTGCTCGGCGACCATGAACTGATCGAGTTCATCTGCGACTACCTGCGCATGATGACGGTCAACTTCGAGGATCCGCACCAGCTTGCCGAGGCGATGGAGGGCGACATGGAGCGCCACCACCACGAGGAACTCGGCCCGCAGCACGCGATCCAGATGATGGCGGACGGCCTGCCCGCCATCGGCATCGTCGCGGCGGTCCTCGGCGTCATCAAGACGATGAGCTCGATCGACCAGCCTACCGAAGTGCTGGGCGCGATGATCGGCGGCGCGCTCGTCGGCACGTTCCTCGGCGTGCTGCTGGCCTACTGCCTCGTCGGCCCGATCGCGCAGAAGCTGCAGCAGATCATCGACGCGGACTTCAAGCCCTATACCCTCGTCAAGACCGCCATCGTCGGTCACGCGCAGGAACAGCCCACCGAGATCGCCATCGAGCTTGCCCGCCGCATGACGCCTTCGCCCTACGCGCCCAGCTTCCAGGAACTGGAGACGGCGCTGGAAGCGGTGAAGGAACAGCTCAATGCCGCCCCGGCCTGA
- a CDS encoding flagellar motor protein MotB yields MATKGNDKRPIVIRKVKKVVGGGHHGGAWKVAYADFVTAMMAFFMLLWLLANPDEVQLKGLAEYFSPDSAKANLSTTLTDRPGMQPGAGGNGRDNQSDKAEPHGQPAAEAGAVGVSRGGTADVPEASLRVMAQEMQVALEPPLDDGQGRQNIDVRPSREGMRIHLVDSPQRSMFKGSTAQLNDFARGMLTRAAKKLAGVDARIAIEGHTDGSGGGDSEANWVLSAQRALAARAAMVAAGLPADRFSEIVAKAGTEPVYPEQPDRPENRRITIVVMAESGSLPHDASFKF; encoded by the coding sequence ATGGCTACCAAGGGCAACGACAAGCGGCCCATCGTCATCCGCAAGGTCAAGAAGGTGGTCGGCGGCGGCCACCATGGCGGTGCATGGAAGGTCGCCTATGCGGACTTCGTGACCGCGATGATGGCGTTCTTCATGCTGCTCTGGCTGCTCGCCAACCCGGACGAGGTGCAGTTGAAGGGCCTCGCCGAGTATTTCTCGCCGGACAGCGCGAAGGCGAACCTCTCGACCACGCTGACCGACCGGCCGGGCATGCAGCCGGGGGCGGGCGGCAACGGGCGCGACAACCAGTCGGACAAGGCCGAGCCGCACGGCCAACCCGCTGCCGAGGCGGGCGCGGTCGGCGTGTCGCGCGGCGGCACGGCGGACGTGCCCGAGGCCTCGCTCCGGGTCATGGCGCAGGAAATGCAGGTCGCGCTCGAACCGCCGCTCGACGACGGCCAGGGCAGGCAGAACATCGACGTGCGCCCGAGCCGCGAGGGGATGCGCATCCACCTCGTCGACAGCCCGCAACGCTCGATGTTCAAGGGCAGCACTGCGCAGCTCAACGACTTCGCGCGCGGCATGCTGACCCGGGCGGCGAAGAAGCTGGCCGGGGTCGACGCCCGCATCGCCATCGAAGGGCATACCGACGGCAGCGGCGGCGGGGACAGCGAGGCCAACTGGGTGCTGTCCGCGCAGCGGGCACTGGCTGCGCGTGCGGCGATGGTTGCGGCGGGGCTTCCGGCCGACCGCTTTTCCGAGATCGTCGCCAAGGCGGGCACCGAGCCGGTTTACCCCGAGCAGCCGGATCGCCCGGAAAACCGCCGCATCACCATCGTCGTCATGGCCGAATCCGGCTCGCTGCCGCATGACGCCAGCTTCAAGTTCTGA
- the fliP gene encoding flagellar type III secretion system pore protein FliP (The bacterial flagellar biogenesis protein FliP forms a type III secretion system (T3SS)-type pore required for flagellar assembly.), whose translation MTGLRIAALFGAALLLALPAAAIAQETAAQTAGAAAALTGGGTMSGRVLQLVMILTVLSLAPGILMTITSFTRIVVALSLLRSGLGVQGVPPNPIVISLALFLSFFVMAPTFDAAWKQGMEPYNAGQITETQALERASRPFHAFMLKQVRDDDVKLFVGLSGKVPKSRAELPMTTLMPAFMISELRRAFEIGFLLLLPFLVIDLAVAAVLMAMGMMMLPPATISLPMKIIFFVLVDGWALVAGSLVKSFGGAG comes from the coding sequence ATGACCGGCCTACGCATCGCCGCGCTCTTCGGCGCCGCCCTCCTGCTCGCCCTGCCCGCCGCCGCAATCGCGCAGGAAACCGCGGCCCAGACCGCCGGAGCAGCCGCTGCGCTGACCGGCGGCGGCACGATGTCGGGCCGCGTTCTCCAGCTCGTGATGATCCTCACGGTGCTCAGCCTCGCGCCGGGCATCCTGATGACGATCACTTCGTTCACCCGCATCGTCGTCGCCCTCTCGCTGCTGCGCTCGGGCCTTGGCGTGCAGGGCGTGCCGCCGAACCCGATCGTCATTTCGCTGGCGCTTTTCCTCAGTTTCTTCGTCATGGCGCCCACCTTCGACGCCGCCTGGAAGCAGGGAATGGAGCCCTACAACGCGGGCCAGATCACCGAGACGCAGGCCCTCGAACGCGCCAGCCGCCCGTTCCACGCCTTCATGCTGAAACAGGTGCGCGACGACGACGTGAAGCTGTTCGTCGGCCTCTCCGGCAAAGTGCCCAAAAGCCGCGCGGAACTGCCGATGACGACGCTGATGCCCGCCTTCATGATCTCCGAACTGCGCCGCGCCTTCGAGATCGGCTTCCTGCTGCTGCTGCCGTTCCTGGTGATCGACCTTGCGGTGGCAGCGGTCCTCATGGCGATGGGCATGATGATGCTGCCGCCCGCGACGATATCGCTGCCGATGAAGATCATCTTCTTCGTGCTGGTGGACGGCTGGGCGCTGGTGGCGGGATCGCTGGTGAAGAGTTTCGGGGGCGCGGGCTAA
- a CDS encoding flagellar biosynthetic protein FliO has translation MDALSLLRMLGALLLVLGSLLCALWLVKRYDLSLPRKWLEKLGNNGTERRLQVVERLAIDQRRSVVLLRRDQTEFSILIGPEGVTVLDSAPMPATEPEVAEPEAEKPQETAEKPLSFAERIPVLPDIWFTPEAKSPELH, from the coding sequence TTGGACGCACTGTCTCTCCTGCGCATGCTCGGTGCGCTTCTGCTGGTGTTAGGTTCACTTCTGTGCGCCCTCTGGCTGGTCAAGCGCTACGACCTGTCATTGCCACGCAAGTGGCTGGAAAAACTGGGTAACAATGGTACGGAACGCCGCCTTCAGGTGGTCGAACGCCTCGCCATCGACCAGCGCCGCTCGGTGGTCCTGCTCCGCCGCGACCAGACCGAATTCAGCATTTTGATCGGCCCCGAAGGCGTGACCGTGCTGGACAGCGCCCCGATGCCGGCCACTGAGCCCGAAGTGGCCGAACCGGAAGCCGAAAAGCCGCAGGAAACCGCGGAAAAGCCGCTCTCCTTTGCGGAACGTATCCCCGTGCTCCCCGACATCTGGTTCACCCCGGAAGCCAAGAGCCCGGAACTCCACTGA
- a CDS encoding FliM/FliN family flagellar motor switch protein, translating into MSVLEGIPIDLQIVLGSTSIPIRQVLKMSRGAMIPLDCGQDDPTRVYVNDRLVAEGRILVNGDAMSLEITKVVEGER; encoded by the coding sequence GTGTCCGTCCTCGAAGGCATTCCCATCGACCTGCAGATCGTGCTCGGATCGACCAGCATCCCGATCCGGCAGGTGCTCAAGATGAGCCGCGGCGCGATGATCCCGCTCGACTGCGGACAGGACGATCCGACGCGCGTCTACGTCAACGACCGCCTCGTCGCCGAGGGCCGGATTCTGGTGAACGGCGATGCGATGTCGCTGGAGATCACCAAGGTCGTCGAAGGCGAGCGCTGA
- the flgC gene encoding flagellar basal body rod protein FlgC → MCAGKRAEATLAELGNSIDVSASGLRAQALRMRVIAENLANSDSVATTPEGDPYRRRVATFAAEVDRASGATQVSVKSIEADKSAFGRIYQPGNPAADAQGYVEQPNVNPLIEAADMKAAQRSYEANLNAIEAARGMTMRTVDLLK, encoded by the coding sequence ATGTGCGCGGGCAAGCGGGCGGAAGCGACCTTGGCGGAACTGGGCAATTCGATCGACGTATCGGCATCCGGCCTGCGCGCGCAGGCGCTGCGCATGCGCGTGATCGCCGAGAACCTCGCCAACTCGGACTCGGTCGCGACCACGCCGGAAGGCGATCCCTATCGCCGCCGCGTGGCGACCTTCGCCGCCGAAGTGGACCGCGCCAGCGGCGCCACGCAAGTTTCGGTCAAGTCCATCGAGGCGGACAAGAGCGCCTTCGGTCGCATCTACCAGCCCGGCAACCCGGCAGCGGACGCGCAGGGCTACGTCGAGCAGCCCAACGTCAACCCGCTGATCGAGGCGGCGGACATGAAGGCGGCGCAGCGTTCCTACGAAGCCAACCTCAACGCCATCGAGGCGGCGCGCGGCATGACCATGCGCACCGTCGACCTGCTGAAGTAA
- a CDS encoding flagellar hook-basal body complex protein FliE gives MAIGPLDGVSAYARAMRTTNPLGDTAPKQGGGLAPSNPPSGGGSFGSMVENMVSETGSALRNAETQSIKQIGGKGDLIDVVTAIGAAETALDTVVAVRDRVVSAYSDIMRMQI, from the coding sequence ATGGCGATCGGCCCCCTCGACGGCGTTTCCGCCTATGCCCGCGCCATGCGGACGACCAACCCGCTGGGCGATACCGCGCCCAAGCAGGGCGGCGGTCTGGCCCCGAGCAATCCGCCCTCGGGCGGCGGCAGCTTCGGCTCCATGGTCGAGAACATGGTGTCGGAAACCGGCAGCGCCCTGCGCAATGCCGAGACGCAGAGCATCAAGCAGATCGGCGGCAAGGGCGACCTGATCGACGTCGTCACCGCCATCGGCGCGGCGGAAACCGCGCTCGACACCGTCGTCGCGGTGCGTGACCGGGTGGTCTCGGCCTATTCCGACATCATGCGGATGCAGATCTAG
- a CDS encoding flagellar biosynthetic protein FliQ — MTSAEAIELARAALVLMLTIAGPMLIAALIVGVLIGLLQALTQVQEMTLTFVPKLLVLGVVMLISLPMIGHALGAFMDRVADAIVSG, encoded by the coding sequence ATGACGTCCGCCGAGGCCATCGAACTCGCCCGCGCCGCGCTGGTGCTGATGCTGACGATCGCCGGGCCGATGCTGATCGCGGCGCTGATCGTCGGCGTGCTGATCGGCCTGCTGCAGGCGCTGACGCAAGTGCAGGAAATGACGCTGACCTTCGTGCCCAAGCTGCTGGTGCTGGGCGTGGTCATGCTGATCAGCCTGCCGATGATCGGGCACGCGCTGGGCGCTTTCATGGACCGCGTGGCCGACGCCATCGTATCGGGCTGA
- the fliR gene encoding flagellar biosynthetic protein FliR, with amino-acid sequence MNAIDLATLLRLPIDTAAFLILFCRVGGVVMLLPAFSEESVPPQIRLIMALAFTFGMYGMLEVRVSPALQSGISLPLLVMGEVTVGIALGMIVRIVFSAAAMAGAIASQQVGLSSALVVDPAMGGQAPLLSRLIGIAAVVTCMAAGVHHLWITAIFGSYASFPVGGLPPAADFAHLAVSVMGQAMSLGLSLAAPLILFGMLFNLGLGLAARVAPAIQVFFIAQPLNLLLGLSVLAMTIGAMLTAFATAMTTFMQDGWKL; translated from the coding sequence GTGAACGCGATCGACCTCGCGACGCTGCTGCGTCTGCCGATCGACACGGCGGCCTTCCTCATCCTGTTCTGCCGGGTGGGCGGCGTGGTCATGCTGCTGCCCGCCTTTTCCGAGGAGTCGGTGCCGCCGCAGATCCGGCTCATCATGGCGCTGGCCTTCACCTTCGGCATGTACGGCATGCTGGAGGTGCGGGTGAGCCCGGCGCTGCAATCGGGCATCTCGCTGCCGCTGCTGGTCATGGGCGAAGTCACCGTCGGTATTGCGCTGGGCATGATCGTGCGCATCGTGTTCAGCGCCGCCGCCATGGCCGGGGCCATCGCCTCGCAGCAGGTGGGCCTGTCCTCCGCGCTGGTGGTGGACCCGGCGATGGGCGGGCAGGCGCCGCTGCTGTCGCGCCTGATCGGCATCGCCGCCGTCGTCACCTGCATGGCGGCGGGCGTCCATCACTTGTGGATCACCGCGATCTTCGGCTCCTACGCCAGCTTTCCGGTGGGCGGCCTGCCGCCCGCCGCCGACTTCGCGCACCTCGCCGTTTCGGTCATGGGACAGGCAATGTCGCTGGGCTTGAGCCTTGCCGCGCCGCTGATCCTGTTCGGCATGCTGTTCAACCTCGGCCTCGGCCTGGCGGCGCGGGTGGCCCCGGCGATCCAGGTGTTCTTCATCGCACAGCCGCTGAACCTGCTGCTGGGCCTGTCGGTGCTGGCGATGACCATCGGCGCGATGCTGACCGCCTTCGCCACGGCCATGACCACGTTCATGCAGGACGGGTGGAAGCTGTGA
- the flhB gene encoding flagellar biosynthesis protein FlhB has translation MADEADKDQRTHEPTPKKLEDARKRGEVAIAPEVRHATMMAGALAVTGWLGLSAMERLGTMLKRLWGDAQEFPLDPEGAQGLATGVMWHALVSLLPVFAVLLTAAIGTVFLQGRVVLSWSRLSPKWSKLSPASGAKRLFGTRALVEFAKTLAKLGVIGLVVWLVFAPRMEGADGLVGRSPGAIGAAAGQLAFEILRAVVALVAALALFDFLWQRRSFLQRMRMTLQEVKDEHKQSEGDPKIKAKIRQIQMQRSRKRMMAAVPTASVIVTNPTHYAVALKYEHGVTAAPTVVAKGVDAVALRIREVGREAGVPVIENPPLARALFAAVEIDHPIPIEHYQAVAEIIGYVLRLAKKVGK, from the coding sequence ATGGCTGACGAAGCCGACAAGGACCAGCGCACGCACGAGCCGACCCCCAAGAAGCTGGAGGATGCCCGCAAGCGCGGCGAAGTCGCCATCGCGCCGGAAGTTCGCCATGCGACGATGATGGCGGGCGCCCTTGCCGTCACCGGCTGGCTGGGCCTTTCGGCGATGGAGCGGCTGGGCACCATGCTCAAGCGGCTCTGGGGTGACGCGCAGGAGTTTCCGCTCGATCCGGAAGGCGCGCAGGGGCTGGCGACCGGGGTGATGTGGCACGCGCTGGTCTCTCTGCTGCCGGTCTTCGCGGTGCTGCTGACCGCCGCCATCGGCACCGTGTTCCTGCAAGGCCGCGTCGTGCTGAGCTGGTCACGCCTTTCCCCCAAGTGGTCCAAGCTCTCCCCGGCGAGCGGCGCGAAGCGTCTGTTCGGCACCCGCGCGCTGGTGGAGTTCGCCAAGACGCTGGCGAAGCTGGGCGTCATCGGGCTTGTCGTGTGGCTGGTGTTCGCGCCGCGCATGGAGGGGGCGGACGGCCTCGTCGGGCGCTCTCCCGGCGCGATCGGTGCGGCGGCGGGGCAACTGGCGTTCGAGATCCTGCGCGCGGTGGTGGCGCTGGTGGCGGCGCTGGCGCTGTTCGACTTCCTCTGGCAGCGGCGGTCATTCCTCCAGCGCATGCGCATGACGCTTCAGGAAGTGAAGGACGAGCACAAGCAGAGCGAGGGCGATCCCAAGATCAAGGCGAAGATCCGCCAGATCCAGATGCAGCGATCGCGCAAGCGCATGATGGCGGCGGTGCCGACCGCGAGCGTGATCGTGACGAACCCGACGCACTACGCCGTCGCGCTGAAGTACGAACACGGCGTCACCGCCGCGCCAACGGTGGTGGCCAAGGGCGTCGACGCCGTGGCGCTGCGCATCCGCGAAGTGGGGCGCGAGGCCGGGGTGCCGGTGATCGAGAACCCGCCCCTCGCCCGCGCGCTGTTCGCGGCGGTGGAGATCGACCACCCGATCCCGATCGAGCACTACCAGGCGGTCGCGGAGATCATCGGCTACGTCCTGCGGCTGGCGAAGAAAGTGGGGAAGTGA